The Levilactobacillus namurensis genomic interval TCGTCATCTTTTCCTGAATCGCTTGTAAAATGTATTCCGCTGCGTGACCATCGCCATAAGGGTTCTTGGCTTGGGCCATCCGGTCGTAAGCTGCTGGGTCGTCCAGCAAGGTCTCCATGGCCTGCGTCACCTTCTTGGGATCTGTTCCGACTAGCTTCAGCGTCCCACTGGTGACCCCTTCCGGCCGCTCCGTGGTGTCCCGCAGGACCAGCACCGGCTTATTGAGCGACGGGGCCTCTTCTTGCACCCCACCAGAATCGGTCATGATCAAGTAGCTACGCGCCGCTAAGTTGTGGAAGTCGACCACGTCCAGCGGTTCGATCAGGTGAATCCGGTCCATCCCGTCGAGCTCCTGATGTGCGACTTTCTGGACCGCTGGACTCAAGTGTACGGGATACACCACTTCAACGTCATCGTGGGCTTCCACGACCTGCCGAATCGCGTGTAAAACGGCGTGCATGGGCGCCCCCTGGTTCTCCCGCCGGTGCATGGTCAATAGGATGACCCGGTGCCCGTCTTGAACCTCATCCATCACCGCATGGTGGTAGTCAGCGTTCACGGTCTGCTTCAACGCATCGATCGCCGTATTCCCGGTCACGTAAATGTCATCGTCTGGATGGGCCTGCTTCAAGAGGTTCTGGCGGGACAATTCCGTCGGCGCAAAGTACAGGTCACTTAAAATATCCGTTAATTGCCGGTTCATTTCTTCCGGATACGGCGAATATTTCTGCCAAGTCCGTAAACCTGCCTCCACATGGCCTAGCATGGTCTGGTGATAGAAGGCGCTGACACTGGCCGCAAACGTGGTGGTGGTATCGCCGTGGACTAAGACGATGTCCGGTTGCACTTGGTCTAACACTTGGTCCAAATGGTCGAGTACCCGCGTCGTGATGCCGCTCAGCGTCTGGTTGGGCCGCATGATGTTCAGATCATAGTCCGGGTGAATATGGAAGATTTCAAGCACCTGATCCAACATTTCCCGATGTTGGGCCGTGACCACCGTGACCGGCGTGAATTCCGTCGGTCGCTGCTGCATTGCTAAAATGATGGGGGCCATCTTGATGGCTTCTGGCCGGGTCCCAAAAACGGTCATTACTTTTATGGGTTTCGTCATGTTTTCCCTCCGTTAGATATGATTACCGTTAATTATAGCAGATACGCTCGTATCATGGGCTAAATCCCCCACTTTCTGCGCAAAACTCACCCCGATTTTTCACGTCTGTTGCGTCACCATAACGCGTCTAACGGCGACTTAGGTAGCGTCAAGAATCTTGTGTAAATGAAATGCCTTCGTACATATAATATGTATCTAACTTAAATAAATGATGCTTCCAAGGTGTCCTGTAGTCCTTTGAACCCTCGGTGGATCCGCTTCAGAGACTTCTCGTTATAAACATTAAACTGAGAAACCAGGAAGCGATCCAGTGAATCTTCCGTTGGAAATTGTTCTTTGTGGTGGGTGGTGCGCTTGAGATGCTTATTAAAGTTCTCAATCAGGTTAGTGGAGTATAGTGATTGCCGGATAGCTGGTGGAA includes:
- the wecB gene encoding non-hydrolyzing UDP-N-acetylglucosamine 2-epimerase codes for the protein MTKPIKVMTVFGTRPEAIKMAPIILAMQQRPTEFTPVTVVTAQHREMLDQVLEIFHIHPDYDLNIMRPNQTLSGITTRVLDHLDQVLDQVQPDIVLVHGDTTTTFAASVSAFYHQTMLGHVEAGLRTWQKYSPYPEEMNRQLTDILSDLYFAPTELSRQNLLKQAHPDDDIYVTGNTAIDALKQTVNADYHHAVMDEVQDGHRVILLTMHRRENQGAPMHAVLHAIRQVVEAHDDVEVVYPVHLSPAVQKVAHQELDGMDRIHLIEPLDVVDFHNLAARSYLIMTDSGGVQEEAPSLNKPVLVLRDTTERPEGVTSGTLKLVGTDPKKVTQAMETLLDDPAAYDRMAQAKNPYGDGHAAEYILQAIQEKMTKN